CCGCTCGCCGATCATGTAACCGGTCTGGATCACCTGCACGACGGTGCCGGGTGCAACCGAGTTATCCGGAACCTCGTACATCGCCTGATGCAGGTTCGGATCGAACTTCTCGCCCATCGGATCGAATTTCTTCACGCCGTTCTTCTCGAGCGAACGGTGCAGCGAACGCTCGGTCAGCTCGACGCCCTCGATCAGCGCGGTGAGGCCCGCATCGGCCCCGGCGCGTGCTTCCGCGGGCACAGCGTCGAGCGCGCGTTGCAGATTGTCGGCGATTTCCAGAATGTCGCGCGCGAAACCGGCGATGCCGTAGGCGCGCGCATCCGCGACCTCGCGCTGGGTGCGCTTGCGCAGGTTTTCCATCTCCGCCAGCGTGCGGAGCATCTTGTCCTTGGCTTCAGCGGCTTCCTTGACGAGTGCCTCGGAGGGCGTCTCCTCCGGATCGTCGGGCATGATGTACGGCTTGGAGACGCGCGGTTCGGCGGGCTTGGTCCCTGCGTTCTCCGCCGCTTCCGAATATTCCTTCTGGCCGTCGTTATCGGTCATCACGCTTCCACTGTCTGATTAAAGGTGTACGGCTGGCATATCGTCGTTTGGCGGCCAAAAATCAAGCGCGGCCACGCGCCCAAAATACCTATTTGCCGAGCATCTGGCTGACGATGCGCGCGGCATAATCCACCATCGGGATGACGCGCGCGTAGTTCAGCCGCGTCGGGCCGATCACGCCGAGCACGCCGACGATGCGGCCGGAGCCGTCGCGGTAGGGCGCGGTGATGGTCGAGGAGCCCGACAGCGAGAACAACTTGTTTTCCGAGCCGATGAATATCCGCACGCCGTCGCCGCGTTCCGCGAGGCCCAGCAAATCGGCAACGCCCTTCTTGGTCTCCAGATCGTCGAACAACAGGCGCACCCGTTCCAGATCCTCCATGGCGTGGAGGTCTTCGAGCAGATTGGCGTGGCCGCGCACGATCAGGCGGCGCTCGTCGCTGGAGCCGCCCGACCATGAGGCGACGCCGGCCGAGATGATCTTCTGCGTCAACTGATCGAGTTCATTGCGGCTTTGCGCCAATGCGGCTTCGAGATCGGCGCGCGCCTCGCTCAATGTGCGGCCGCGAATGCGCGCATTGAGGAAGTTCGAGGCTTCCACCAGCGCCGAGGACGGCACGCCGGGCGGCAGCGCGAGGATTCGGTTTTCGATCTGGCCGTCTTCGGCGACCAGAACAACGAGCGCCTGTTCAGGCTCCAGCCGCACGAACTCGATATGCTTGAGCCGCGTGTTGGATTTGCCCGTCAACACCACGGCGGCGGCGCGGGTGAGACCCGACAGCCGCGTCATCGCATCGCTCAGCGTGGCCTCGATCGACTGCGGCTTGCCGATCGCCGCCAACTGCGCCTGGATCGATTGCCGCTCGTCTTCCGTGAGGTCGCCGACCTGCATCAGCGCATCGACGAAGAAACGCAGGCCGAGTTCGGTCGGCAGCCGTCCCGCCGAGGTGTGCGGCGCATAGATCAGGCCGAGATGTTCGAGGTCCGCCATCACGTTGCGCACCGAGGCGGGCGACAGCGGCACCGAGATCATCCGCGAGATGTTGCGCGAGCCGACCGGCTCGCCGGTGGCGAGATAATTCTCGACAATTTGCCGGAAAATATCGCGGGACCGCTCGTTGAGCTGGGACAGCGCCGCGCCCGGCGTAATCAGCGAATCTTTCGGGTCGTGATGCGACAACCGTTGCTCCTTTGGAGGTCTCGATCCATTTTAGGACTTATCTGTTCGCGGCTTCAATGTGTTCCCGCCGCGCACGGCTGACAAGGCCGAATGCCTGTTCGGCCTTGCCGCGCCCGGCGCGGGCCCCTAAAAGCAGCCCAACATCCTTTCCTGCTTTGGAGAAACATATGCGTCCCAGCGGCCGCGCGCCCGACGAACTGCGTCCCGTCTCGCTCGAACGCGGCGTGGTGAAATACGCCGAAGGTTCCTGCATGGTGAAATTCGGCGACACCCATGTGCTCGTTACCGCTACGCTTGAAGAGCGGCTGCCGCCGTGGCTCAAGGGCCAAGGGCGCGGCTGGGTCACCGCTGAATACGGCATGCTGCCGCGCGCCACGCATGACCGCGTCCGCCGCGAGGCTTCCGCCGGCAAGCAGAGCGGCCGTACCGTGGAAATCCAGCGCCTGATCGGCCGCTCGCTGCGCACCACCGTCGATCTCGTCGCACTTGGCGAGCGTCAGATCACCGTCGATTGCGACGTGATCCAGGCCGACGGCGGCACCCGCACCGCTTCGATCACCGGCGCATGGGTCGCGCTCGCGGACTGCCTGCAATGGATGAAGGCGCGCAACATGCTCAAGACCGAGAATGTGCTGCGCGACAACGTCGCCGCGATCTCGTGCGGCATCCACAACGGCACGCCGGTACTCGACCTCGATTATTCTGAGGATTCCGAAGCCGAGACGGATGCGAATTTCGTCATGACCGGCGACGGCCGCATCGTCGAGGTGCAGGGCACCGCCGAGCGCACGCCGTTCTCGCAGGACGAATTCCTGAAACTGATGGCGCTGGCGCAAAGCGGCATCGGCCGTCTCGTGGAATTGCAGAAGATCGCGATGGCGTAATGCCCAATCACCGCCCCATCACCGGACGCCTCGTCATCGCCACCCACAATTCCGGCAAGCTCGCCGAGATGCGCGAGCTGCTCGCGCCTTACGGCATCGAGGCGGTGTCGGCGGGCGAGTTGAACCTGCCGGAGCCGGACGAAACCGGTACCA
The nucleotide sequence above comes from [Pseudomonas] carboxydohydrogena. Encoded proteins:
- the grpE gene encoding nucleotide exchange factor GrpE is translated as MTDNDGQKEYSEAAENAGTKPAEPRVSKPYIMPDDPEETPSEALVKEAAEAKDKMLRTLAEMENLRKRTQREVADARAYGIAGFARDILEIADNLQRALDAVPAEARAGADAGLTALIEGVELTERSLHRSLEKNGVKKFDPMGEKFDPNLHQAMYEVPDNSVAPGTVVQVIQTGYMIGERMLRPAMVGVSKNEPKPAA
- the hrcA gene encoding heat-inducible transcriptional repressor HrcA; this translates as MSHHDPKDSLITPGAALSQLNERSRDIFRQIVENYLATGEPVGSRNISRMISVPLSPASVRNVMADLEHLGLIYAPHTSAGRLPTELGLRFFVDALMQVGDLTEDERQSIQAQLAAIGKPQSIEATLSDAMTRLSGLTRAAAVVLTGKSNTRLKHIEFVRLEPEQALVVLVAEDGQIENRILALPPGVPSSALVEASNFLNARIRGRTLSEARADLEAALAQSRNELDQLTQKIISAGVASWSGGSSDERRLIVRGHANLLEDLHAMEDLERVRLLFDDLETKKGVADLLGLAERGDGVRIFIGSENKLFSLSGSSTITAPYRDGSGRIVGVLGVIGPTRLNYARVIPMVDYAARIVSQMLGK
- the rph gene encoding ribonuclease PH, translating into MRPSGRAPDELRPVSLERGVVKYAEGSCMVKFGDTHVLVTATLEERLPPWLKGQGRGWVTAEYGMLPRATHDRVRREASAGKQSGRTVEIQRLIGRSLRTTVDLVALGERQITVDCDVIQADGGTRTASITGAWVALADCLQWMKARNMLKTENVLRDNVAAISCGIHNGTPVLDLDYSEDSEAETDANFVMTGDGRIVEVQGTAERTPFSQDEFLKLMALAQSGIGRLVELQKIAMA